The following proteins come from a genomic window of Brevibacillus antibioticus:
- a CDS encoding HelD family protein encodes MSTQHRDYELEQKKLDETISAIDEEMEQLRNEIREATDDYVKQVVNYKKAKDLTYLEDQGREKPYFGRVDFLKDEIYELDQVYIGKRGIVRSDTFDSVVVDWRAPIASLYYSGESKEAFYRMGREIVRGEVRLKRNFAIEDGKIVGIYDGAVKETINREMGHPDEFLQEGFIDEFLAANLNQANDSRLKDIVATIQSEQNDIIRAEKERPIVVQGVAGSGKTTIALHRLSYLIYNYQDSMMSKKFMVFAPNRMFLTYISEVLPELGVDDVQQSTFVDWAARLVKPLLPKGWRIVSPDKPLQLFFEEGQDERQQEMTRNRLRFKGSLACREALEQYIRHIVETRIPFKKLSFLYNKTKQVFSIPGDFIRQCFLEQFGNMPYHRRVEALRKHLKQEMNKQLFAHLRERKVDLDKEGLYKFEKMLEQILDTYLTSFPRLEIFTAYRELIADEELLRKLVPADISDEVVRDVTQSSAALLSEERLEPEDIAPLLYLQHIVEGMNKAEHFDHTVVDEAQDLSALEIAVIALATKRNSLTIVGDIAQGIHSYRGIHAWEELTKGIFEKLFPSYYTLSQSYRSTIEIMRCANEVLRQIELPETVLAKPVLRHGDKPIMVKTRSRAQLWEDISSRVAAYQSEGFKTIAIVAKTIQASKKAHKCLQDKIADLTLLGTKDNQFPGGVTIMPAFLTKGLQFDVVIILDVDAYQNNEWDAKLLYVAMTRPVHRLIMTQVDGVSSPLLKDLRTEQYTMATDE; translated from the coding sequence ATGAGTACACAGCATCGTGATTATGAATTGGAACAAAAAAAACTGGATGAAACCATTTCAGCGATCGACGAAGAAATGGAGCAGCTTCGCAATGAGATTCGCGAGGCAACAGATGACTATGTGAAACAGGTCGTTAACTATAAAAAGGCAAAGGATTTGACCTATCTTGAAGATCAGGGGCGAGAGAAGCCTTATTTCGGCAGAGTAGATTTCTTGAAAGATGAAATCTACGAGCTGGATCAGGTCTACATAGGAAAACGCGGAATTGTACGCAGCGATACATTTGATTCTGTCGTCGTGGATTGGCGCGCGCCTATCGCCAGTCTTTATTATTCCGGAGAGAGCAAAGAAGCGTTTTACCGGATGGGACGCGAGATCGTGCGTGGTGAAGTTCGATTAAAGCGTAATTTTGCGATCGAAGACGGGAAGATCGTCGGCATTTATGATGGAGCGGTAAAAGAAACGATTAACCGCGAAATGGGGCATCCTGACGAGTTCTTGCAAGAGGGCTTCATTGATGAATTTTTGGCAGCCAATCTGAATCAGGCGAACGATAGCAGGTTAAAAGACATCGTCGCTACGATTCAATCCGAGCAGAATGATATTATCCGGGCGGAAAAAGAACGGCCTATTGTTGTGCAAGGAGTAGCGGGGAGCGGAAAAACGACCATTGCGCTGCACCGACTCTCCTATTTGATTTACAACTACCAGGATTCCATGATGTCCAAAAAATTTATGGTGTTTGCACCAAACCGGATGTTTCTTACCTATATATCCGAGGTTTTACCTGAGTTGGGAGTCGATGACGTTCAACAGTCTACCTTTGTAGACTGGGCAGCGCGTCTTGTGAAGCCTCTGCTGCCAAAGGGATGGAGAATCGTGAGTCCCGATAAGCCTCTTCAATTGTTCTTCGAAGAGGGGCAGGATGAGCGCCAGCAAGAAATGACGCGAAACAGGCTTCGTTTCAAAGGATCGCTCGCTTGTCGGGAGGCGCTGGAGCAATACATTCGGCATATCGTCGAAACAAGAATCCCTTTTAAGAAGCTCAGCTTTTTATACAACAAAACGAAGCAAGTCTTTTCCATTCCGGGTGATTTTATTCGCCAATGCTTCTTGGAGCAATTCGGAAATATGCCGTATCATCGACGGGTAGAAGCGCTTCGCAAGCATTTGAAACAAGAAATGAACAAGCAATTGTTTGCCCATTTGCGAGAGCGAAAAGTAGATTTGGACAAAGAAGGCTTGTACAAATTCGAGAAAATGCTGGAGCAAATACTGGATACGTACCTGACTTCGTTTCCAAGACTGGAAATCTTCACAGCTTATCGCGAGTTGATTGCTGACGAGGAATTGCTGCGCAAGCTCGTCCCTGCTGATATTTCAGACGAAGTTGTGCGTGATGTGACTCAGTCAAGTGCGGCGCTGCTTTCAGAGGAGAGATTGGAGCCGGAAGATATCGCGCCGTTGCTATACTTGCAGCATATTGTTGAAGGAATGAATAAAGCAGAGCATTTTGATCATACGGTTGTGGATGAAGCACAAGACTTGAGTGCGCTAGAAATAGCCGTTATAGCATTGGCAACCAAGCGAAACTCACTAACGATCGTGGGAGATATTGCGCAAGGCATTCATAGCTACCGGGGGATTCATGCCTGGGAAGAGTTGACGAAGGGGATTTTTGAAAAGCTGTTTCCTTCCTATTATACGTTGTCGCAAAGCTATCGTTCGACCATTGAGATCATGCGCTGTGCCAATGAAGTGTTGCGGCAAATTGAATTGCCCGAGACGGTATTGGCAAAACCGGTTTTGCGCCATGGTGATAAACCGATCATGGTCAAGACTCGTTCACGAGCGCAACTGTGGGAGGACATCTCTTCGCGTGTGGCTGCCTACCAATCGGAAGGCTTCAAAACGATTGCGATCGTAGCGAAAACCATTCAAGCGAGTAAAAAAGCACATAAATGCCTGCAAGACAAAATAGCTGATTTGACCCTGTTAGGCACCAAAGATAACCAATTTCCAGGTGGCGTAACCATCATGCCTGCTTTTTTAACGAAAGGCTTGCAGTTCGATGTGGTCATCATACTGGATGTGGACGCCTATCAAAATAATGAATGGGACGCAAAACTATTGTATGTCGCGATGACGCGTCCGGTCCATCGGCTTATAATGACGCAGGTTGACGGCGTTTCTTCACCGTTGCTGAAAGATTTACGGACTGAGCAGTACACCATGGCGACCGACGAGTAA
- a CDS encoding CD3324 family protein: MKCVKANLILPESLLAEIQKYVQGETIYIPKTKVTHQKWGSRTGGRKLLDERNTAIKSSFRAGTAISQLAEEYFLSTETIKKIVYTK, encoded by the coding sequence ATGAAATGTGTGAAAGCAAATTTAATCCTTCCCGAATCGTTACTCGCAGAAATTCAAAAGTACGTGCAAGGAGAAACCATTTATATTCCGAAGACAAAAGTAACCCATCAAAAATGGGGGTCGCGCACTGGCGGGAGAAAACTCCTGGATGAGCGGAATACGGCTATTAAAAGCAGCTTTCGGGCCGGAACGGCTATTTCTCAGTTAGCGGAGGAATACTTTTTGTCTACAGAGACGATTAAAAAAATCGTGTATACCAAATAG
- a CDS encoding YjcZ family sporulation protein — protein sequence MGFFDDNFALVLVLFVLLTIVACSCDEC from the coding sequence ATGGGATTCTTTGACGACAATTTTGCTTTGGTCTTGGTTCTTTTCGTTTTATTAACAATTGTTGCTTGCAGTTGTGATGAGTGCTAA
- a CDS encoding GNAT family N-acetyltransferase has protein sequence MGEYRLISDYKHIETYKESFNELAKQIFQLDFKEWYNKGFWNDNYVCYSYLDGEQVIANASVSKMIVNINGKDYEALQVGTVMTHPAYRNQGLAAKLMNHIIQRYEKEYDFIYLYANDTVLDFYPKFGFERIQESSFCLLASDLKKQVEQKAVLRKLEVDSEADYLVMKEFVAKRIPVSSRLGVKNSEQLVMFYFLLVFRDAIYYVEEQDVIVLFERAEDQLHVFDLVSKKPVDIEAVISHLVTDETAIIHFHFMPDSENEKIQSALMTTTDDVLFVRPSFKMEIEHFRFPLTSHA, from the coding sequence ATGGGTGAATATCGATTGATTAGTGACTACAAGCATATCGAAACATACAAGGAAAGCTTTAATGAGCTCGCCAAACAGATCTTTCAGCTCGATTTTAAAGAATGGTATAACAAGGGCTTTTGGAATGACAACTATGTTTGCTATTCCTATTTGGATGGGGAACAGGTTATTGCCAACGCTTCCGTTAGTAAGATGATCGTGAACATCAATGGTAAGGACTACGAGGCGCTCCAGGTAGGAACGGTCATGACTCATCCAGCTTATCGCAATCAAGGATTGGCAGCAAAGCTGATGAACCATATTATTCAAAGATATGAGAAGGAATACGATTTTATTTATTTGTATGCCAATGATACCGTGCTCGATTTTTATCCGAAGTTTGGATTTGAGAGAATACAGGAAAGTAGTTTTTGCTTATTGGCATCCGATTTGAAAAAACAAGTGGAACAAAAAGCGGTTTTGCGCAAGCTGGAAGTTGATAGCGAGGCCGATTATCTCGTCATGAAGGAATTTGTCGCCAAGCGAATCCCCGTATCATCGCGATTGGGCGTCAAGAATAGTGAGCAACTGGTGATGTTTTACTTTCTGCTTGTTTTTCGGGATGCGATCTATTACGTCGAAGAGCAGGATGTGATCGTATTATTTGAACGGGCGGAAGACCAACTTCATGTATTTGATTTGGTAAGTAAAAAGCCAGTTGATATAGAAGCGGTTATTTCTCATTTGGTAACAGATGAGACAGCAATCATTCATTTTCACTTTATGCCGGATAGTGAGAATGAGAAGATCCAATCTGCTTTGATGACAACGACGGACGATGTCTTATTTGTTCGTCCCTCGTTCAAAATGGAGATAGAACATTTTCGTTTCCCGCTAACTTCTCACGCATAA
- a CDS encoding SRPBCC domain-containing protein, which produces MSRNAMVSRVENERVLVLERVFDAPRDLVFQMFKEPEHLKRWWGPKGWELPVCHVDFRPGGVWHYCMKCVDKNQGDFYGMESWGKAVYKEIVEPEKIIYTDYFSDAEGHTNDTMPSTEVMMEFIDLVGKTKLVSRSEYVTAEALKTVMDMGILEGITQTWDRLEESLNEIK; this is translated from the coding sequence ATGTCAAGAAACGCAATGGTTTCAAGGGTAGAGAATGAGCGGGTGCTTGTATTGGAGCGTGTATTCGACGCGCCTAGAGATCTCGTATTCCAGATGTTTAAGGAGCCTGAGCATCTCAAGCGCTGGTGGGGACCGAAAGGCTGGGAACTCCCGGTTTGTCATGTTGATTTCCGACCAGGCGGTGTTTGGCACTACTGCATGAAGTGCGTCGATAAGAATCAAGGTGATTTTTACGGCATGGAATCTTGGGGCAAGGCCGTTTATAAGGAAATTGTCGAGCCGGAAAAGATCATCTATACCGACTACTTTTCAGATGCAGAAGGCCACACAAATGATACCATGCCTTCGACAGAGGTTATGATGGAATTCATCGATTTGGTTGGCAAGACGAAACTGGTTAGCCGTTCTGAATATGTAACTGCGGAAGCCCTTAAAACAGTCATGGACATGGGCATACTAGAGGGTATCACCCAAACGTGGGATCGTTTGGAAGAGAGTCTGAACGAGATCAAGTAA
- a CDS encoding FusB/FusC family EF-G-binding protein, whose translation MEPFIHTHQYHFIKSRVQAIMNAYATSTDINVIRARKEIAHEEIFQLFPNITEEQKEILHPIDSIKEKAEGKQLLHQLSTFVIPFPALTESSIKKLFPKVKKLKVSNVAEIDFSEISYVSWLDTATEKKFIVAYHQGKLIGIHGQFTNLNKKGVCALCNRFEEIGMFVLEAKGSGDGTYLKKGNYICQDSVTCNQNIISLDKLNDFIALMVK comes from the coding sequence ATGGAACCTTTTATCCATACGCATCAATATCACTTCATTAAATCACGCGTTCAAGCAATCATGAACGCCTACGCGACCAGTACAGATATCAATGTGATTCGTGCACGAAAAGAAATCGCCCATGAAGAAATCTTTCAGTTGTTCCCAAACATAACAGAAGAACAAAAAGAGATTTTGCATCCGATTGACTCGATAAAAGAAAAGGCAGAAGGAAAGCAGTTATTGCATCAGCTTTCAACGTTTGTAATTCCATTCCCTGCTCTCACAGAGTCTTCCATTAAGAAGCTCTTTCCAAAGGTAAAGAAGCTGAAAGTCTCGAATGTCGCTGAAATCGATTTTTCAGAAATCTCTTATGTGAGCTGGCTAGACACTGCGACGGAAAAGAAATTTATTGTTGCTTACCACCAAGGAAAACTGATTGGCATACACGGACAGTTTACAAATCTAAACAAAAAAGGCGTTTGCGCGCTTTGTAATCGCTTTGAGGAAATCGGCATGTTCGTCCTTGAAGCCAAAGGTTCTGGGGATGGAACGTATTTGAAAAAAGGAAACTACATTTGTCAGGACAGTGTGACGTGCAATCAAAACATCATTTCGCTGGATAAGCTGAACGATTTTATTGCGCTGATGGTGAAATAA
- a CDS encoding DUF4269 domain-containing protein produces the protein MRNWHDLSYLSRGTMRQKAAWEAIQQTHIMEVLSDYRPVLAGTIPLDIDVVQSDLDIICESHDLEQFEQAVRTAFGGLPGFEVTQLDVKSIPTCVISFFTADFWFELFAQPVAVEKQNAYRHMDIEARLLDIAGLDAYQHIRDLKQNGIKTEPAFARYFQIPGDDPYEALLQLEPLTEQELRQRVQLLRKD, from the coding sequence ATGAGAAATTGGCATGATCTCTCTTACTTGAGCAGAGGAACGATGCGCCAAAAAGCCGCATGGGAAGCGATTCAACAGACGCACATCATGGAAGTACTATCCGATTACCGTCCTGTGCTGGCCGGAACCATCCCATTGGACATTGATGTTGTGCAAAGCGATCTGGATATTATTTGCGAGAGTCATGACCTGGAACAGTTTGAGCAGGCTGTTCGTACAGCATTTGGCGGCTTGCCCGGATTTGAAGTGACACAGCTAGATGTAAAAAGTATTCCCACATGCGTTATCTCGTTTTTCACAGCTGACTTTTGGTTTGAATTGTTTGCTCAACCGGTTGCTGTCGAAAAGCAAAATGCCTATCGTCATATGGACATCGAGGCACGATTGTTAGACATAGCGGGCTTGGATGCCTACCAACATATCAGGGATCTGAAGCAAAACGGCATCAAGACAGAGCCAGCATTTGCCAGGTACTTTCAAATTCCGGGTGATGATCCATATGAGGCCTTGTTGCAATTGGAGCCGTTAACCGAACAGGAATTACGACAAAGAGTTCAGCTCCTGCGAAAGGATTGA
- the crcB gene encoding fluoride efflux transporter CrcB, with protein sequence MAWIAVAVGGAVGSLLRYVLSLLANQPGWPWGTWIANVCGSLIIGILFVLGKERGFLSPTLYLLFATGVMGGFTTFSSFSLEVVSFWGEGHLLRGTLYALLSLGVGLLSCAVGIWLARQWS encoded by the coding sequence ATGGCGTGGATAGCTGTGGCGGTTGGAGGAGCAGTTGGCTCACTTTTGCGCTACGTATTGTCTTTGCTCGCGAATCAGCCGGGATGGCCGTGGGGAACCTGGATCGCCAATGTTTGTGGATCTTTGATCATCGGCATCTTGTTCGTGCTGGGGAAAGAACGTGGCTTTTTATCTCCGACACTCTATCTCTTATTTGCAACGGGTGTCATGGGAGGATTTACGACTTTCTCTAGCTTCTCCTTGGAAGTGGTCTCTTTTTGGGGAGAAGGCCACTTGTTACGTGGCACTTTGTACGCTCTTCTCAGTTTGGGAGTCGGTTTACTTTCTTGTGCGGTTGGAATTTGGCTGGCTAGGCAATGGTCCTGA
- the ltaE gene encoding low-specificity L-threonine aldolase: MKIDLRSDTVTKPTEEMLRAMAEAEVGDDVYREDPTANRLETIAAEILGKEAALFVTSGTQGNQVAVLTHCVNGDEVIAEADSHIFYYEGGAMSALAGVQTRTLVGERGALRAEEVEKAIRGNNIHFPRTKLICLENTHNRAGGAVISVAQMKSVYNIAQKHGIPVHLDGARLFNAAVAQGVAVSELSAFADTVQICLSKGLSAPVGSILAGDRAFIEEARWWRKKLGGGLRQVGYLAAPGIIALTQMTGRLAEDHDRAQQLAKGLRQLSLQVEQVETNIVLVNTGSIGLTAVALLERLEEKGVLAVDFDEYVIRFTTHRHISDQHIKTVLEAVEQLLETV; the protein is encoded by the coding sequence ATGAAAATCGATTTGCGCAGCGATACCGTTACGAAACCAACCGAGGAGATGCTTCGAGCAATGGCGGAAGCGGAGGTTGGTGATGATGTTTATAGAGAGGACCCAACTGCCAATCGTTTGGAAACGATCGCGGCTGAAATACTCGGAAAGGAAGCTGCCCTGTTCGTAACAAGCGGCACGCAAGGCAATCAGGTCGCTGTTTTGACGCATTGTGTCAACGGAGACGAGGTCATTGCGGAAGCGGATTCGCACATTTTTTACTATGAAGGCGGCGCTATGTCGGCATTGGCAGGGGTGCAAACACGGACGCTGGTTGGAGAACGTGGTGCTTTGCGTGCAGAAGAGGTAGAGAAGGCGATTCGGGGCAACAATATCCATTTTCCACGCACAAAATTGATCTGTCTCGAAAATACACATAATCGCGCTGGCGGGGCGGTAATCTCTGTCGCGCAAATGAAGAGTGTCTATAATATCGCACAAAAACACGGTATTCCCGTTCATTTGGATGGTGCTCGCCTCTTCAATGCGGCTGTGGCCCAAGGTGTTGCAGTCAGTGAGCTAAGCGCTTTTGCCGATACTGTTCAGATTTGCTTGTCAAAAGGACTGAGTGCTCCAGTTGGTTCCATTTTGGCTGGAGATCGTGCTTTTATCGAAGAAGCGAGATGGTGGAGAAAAAAGTTAGGAGGCGGGCTGCGTCAGGTAGGGTATTTGGCAGCACCGGGTATCATCGCTCTCACACAGATGACCGGACGATTGGCAGAAGACCATGACAGGGCACAGCAATTGGCAAAAGGCTTGCGCCAGCTATCACTTCAGGTCGAGCAAGTTGAGACGAATATCGTGCTGGTGAATACGGGCTCGATTGGACTAACAGCTGTTGCCTTATTAGAACGCTTGGAGGAAAAAGGAGTGCTCGCTGTTGATTTTGACGAGTACGTCATTCGCTTTACGACGCATCGACACATCAGCGATCAACATATCAAGACCGTTTTGGAAGCAGTCGAGCAATTATTGGAAACGGTGTAA
- a CDS encoding DUF896 domain-containing protein, with protein sequence MVSDAEIKRINELVKKSREEGLTEEEKLEQKALRQKYIDAVKLSLRANLDSIRYVEDLEENKPKQ encoded by the coding sequence GTGGTATCTGACGCAGAAATTAAACGCATTAACGAATTGGTCAAAAAATCTCGCGAAGAAGGTTTGACCGAAGAGGAAAAGCTCGAACAAAAAGCATTGCGCCAAAAGTACATTGACGCCGTTAAGCTTTCGTTGAGAGCAAATTTGGATTCCATCCGTTATGTGGAAGACCTTGAAGAAAATAAGCCAAAACAGTAA
- a CDS encoding ArsR/SmtB family transcription factor encodes MSGMNPGMDMATLSALAEPNRMKIVELLRDGPLTVGEIADQLGLRQPQASKHLKVLSDNGIVDMKAEANRRIYKLRPEPFQALDSWVKSFQRVMEERFDNLEDYLRELQNKENT; translated from the coding sequence ATGTCAGGGATGAATCCGGGCATGGACATGGCGACGCTGAGTGCTTTAGCTGAACCGAATCGTATGAAAATCGTCGAGCTTTTGCGCGATGGTCCTCTAACTGTAGGGGAAATCGCTGACCAACTGGGGCTTCGCCAGCCCCAAGCCTCGAAGCATTTGAAGGTGCTTAGTGACAACGGGATCGTGGATATGAAGGCCGAAGCCAACCGTCGAATTTACAAACTCAGGCCCGAGCCCTTTCAAGCGCTAGATTCTTGGGTGAAGTCATTCCAGCGTGTAATGGAAGAAAGATTCGATAATCTGGAAGACTATTTGCGGGAACTGCAAAACAAGGAAAATACTTGA
- a CDS encoding DUF456 domain-containing protein has protein sequence MEILLWVVVVLLFLLSIAGIFLPVLPDTILLWAGFLLYHFFIADPGAGLPASFWWGMVVLSILLYGADLLTNMYFVKKYGGSKWSSIAAAVGIFLGIFVFPPFGMLILPFVFVVLVELMVQKQSMERALKAGVGSLIGFLGSAVVKVILQVTMIIWFFVAR, from the coding sequence ATGGAAATACTTTTGTGGGTCGTGGTTGTGTTATTGTTCTTACTAAGCATCGCAGGAATTTTTTTGCCCGTTTTACCGGATACGATTTTGCTGTGGGCGGGCTTTTTGCTCTATCACTTTTTCATTGCAGATCCAGGAGCGGGATTGCCGGCCTCCTTTTGGTGGGGAATGGTCGTTCTAAGTATTCTGCTTTATGGTGCTGACTTGCTGACGAACATGTACTTCGTGAAAAAGTATGGGGGATCCAAATGGTCATCCATTGCTGCTGCGGTCGGAATTTTCCTCGGGATTTTCGTTTTTCCACCGTTTGGTATGCTGATCTTGCCGTTCGTATTCGTCGTTCTCGTAGAGTTGATGGTACAGAAGCAGTCGATGGAGCGAGCATTGAAAGCGGGGGTAGGCTCACTGATCGGATTTTTGGGCAGCGCGGTCGTAAAAGTTATCTTGCAAGTTACGATGATCATCTGGTTTTTTGTCGCTAGATAA
- a CDS encoding LysM peptidoglycan-binding domain-containing protein — MNSSTVRNRFEKKEERRVRFGITRGQALLFLITFTLFFYLLTELVFASSPMEEPQGLEVIVQTGDSLWSLAVRHSDQHIDVRDYIIEIKEANGLDSNRIYPGQTLIMPDMP, encoded by the coding sequence ATGAATTCATCGACTGTACGTAATCGTTTCGAGAAAAAAGAAGAACGTCGTGTTCGTTTTGGTATCACGAGAGGTCAAGCTCTCTTGTTTCTAATTACATTTACTCTCTTTTTTTATCTGCTGACCGAACTGGTGTTTGCTTCTTCGCCAATGGAGGAGCCACAAGGGTTAGAAGTAATCGTACAAACCGGTGATAGCCTATGGTCGTTAGCTGTTCGCCACTCAGATCAGCATATAGATGTTCGTGACTATATCATAGAAATCAAGGAAGCAAACGGTTTGGATAGCAACAGGATTTACCCGGGTCAGACTCTGATCATGCCTGATATGCCGTAA
- a CDS encoding HesB/IscA family protein, with product MKLKITRNAAKQLTPIIEAEEDKELKLRVYITHAHGDHAHYGLALDKPTEEDVVISTDKEIDVIVKKDEPLLDGIIIDYLFLPEEGFVITNPSKGNTGDH from the coding sequence GTGAAACTAAAAATCACTCGTAACGCTGCCAAACAATTGACTCCAATCATCGAGGCAGAAGAAGACAAAGAATTGAAACTGCGCGTTTATATTACTCACGCTCACGGTGATCATGCACACTACGGACTCGCTCTGGACAAGCCAACAGAAGAAGATGTTGTGATCTCGACAGACAAAGAGATCGATGTGATCGTGAAAAAGGATGAGCCATTGCTGGATGGCATCATCATTGATTACCTTTTCTTGCCGGAAGAAGGTTTTGTGATTACCAACCCTTCTAAAGGTAACACAGGCGACCACTAA
- the lexA gene encoding transcriptional repressor LexA has product MSKLSSRQQAIIEFIRKEVRDKGYPPSVREIGEAVGLASSSTVHGHLARLEKKGLIRRDPTKPRAIELLSDEDRFQDNFEDSVVRVPVIGKVTAGQPITAIEDVEEYFPLPDNIVTSDKVYMLRVSGNSMIDAGILDGDYVIVRQQHVADNGDIVVAMTEEDEATVKRFFKEKNHFRLQPENATMEPIILEQVTILGKVIGVYRLIH; this is encoded by the coding sequence ATGTCAAAATTATCGAGTAGACAACAAGCCATCATCGAGTTCATACGAAAGGAAGTTCGCGATAAAGGGTATCCGCCTTCCGTACGTGAAATTGGAGAGGCTGTCGGACTAGCTTCCAGCTCAACGGTACATGGTCATTTAGCACGTTTGGAGAAAAAAGGCCTCATTCGTCGAGATCCTACCAAACCTCGCGCTATCGAATTGCTATCAGATGAAGATCGTTTTCAAGACAATTTTGAAGACTCTGTCGTCCGTGTGCCAGTAATCGGTAAAGTAACCGCTGGACAACCGATTACTGCCATTGAGGATGTAGAAGAATACTTCCCGCTTCCAGACAATATCGTGACTTCTGACAAGGTTTACATGCTGCGCGTCTCCGGGAACAGTATGATTGATGCTGGAATTCTCGACGGAGACTACGTCATTGTTCGCCAACAGCATGTAGCGGACAATGGTGACATTGTCGTAGCCATGACGGAAGAAGACGAAGCCACCGTCAAAAGATTTTTCAAAGAGAAGAACCACTTCCGTCTCCAACCGGAAAATGCCACAATGGAACCGATCATTCTGGAGCAAGTCACCATTCTCGGTAAAGTCATCGGTGTCTATCGCCTCATTCATTAG